A section of the Streptomyces sp. CG1 genome encodes:
- a CDS encoding NlpC/P60 family protein, protein MASHRRPKQQSRARVTVLTTAAAAAVVLSANAANAAPSQKLSKDQVKAKVDDLYQQAEQATEKFNGAKEKQQKLQKDISTIQDNVARGQQDLNKLRDGLGSLATSQYRSGGIDPSVQLFLSSNPNDFLDKASTLDQLSAQQVDALKKIQDKQRELSQERAEATQKLKDLSATRAQLEQNKKDVQGKLADAQKLLNSLTAKEKADLAAQQQRADRSSSQRVDLGNTPPASGRAAAAFAAAQSQIGKPYVYGATGTASYDCSGLTSWAYAQAGISIPRTSQEQATIGTRISSVNDLQVGDLVFFYGDIHHVGLYAGNGQVLHAPHTGADVRYEAMSDMPFQFGVRV, encoded by the coding sequence GTGGCGTCCCACCGTCGACCCAAGCAGCAGAGTCGCGCCCGCGTGACCGTGCTGACCACCGCAGCCGCCGCAGCCGTCGTGCTGAGCGCGAACGCCGCCAACGCCGCGCCGAGCCAGAAGCTCAGCAAGGACCAGGTCAAGGCCAAGGTGGACGACCTTTACCAGCAGGCCGAGCAGGCCACTGAGAAGTTCAACGGGGCGAAGGAGAAGCAGCAGAAGCTGCAGAAGGACATATCCACCATCCAGGACAACGTCGCGCGCGGTCAGCAGGACCTCAACAAGCTGCGCGACGGTCTGGGTTCGCTGGCCACCTCGCAGTACCGCTCCGGTGGCATCGACCCCTCGGTCCAGCTCTTCCTGTCCTCCAACCCGAACGACTTCCTGGACAAGGCGTCCACCCTTGACCAGTTGAGCGCGCAGCAGGTCGACGCCCTGAAGAAGATTCAGGACAAACAGCGCGAACTGTCCCAGGAGCGCGCTGAGGCCACCCAGAAGCTCAAGGACCTCTCCGCCACCCGCGCACAGCTGGAGCAGAACAAGAAGGACGTCCAGGGCAAGCTCGCCGACGCGCAGAAGCTGCTCAACAGCCTGACCGCCAAGGAGAAGGCGGACCTGGCCGCCCAGCAGCAGCGGGCCGACCGCTCCTCCAGCCAGCGGGTCGACCTCGGCAACACGCCGCCCGCCTCGGGCCGTGCCGCGGCTGCCTTCGCCGCCGCCCAGTCGCAGATCGGCAAGCCGTACGTCTACGGTGCCACCGGCACCGCCTCCTACGACTGCTCGGGCCTGACCTCCTGGGCCTACGCCCAGGCCGGCATCTCCATCCCGCGCACCTCCCAGGAGCAGGCGACCATAGGGACCCGGATCAGCTCGGTGAACGACCTGCAGGTCGGCGACCTGGTGTTCTTCTACGGCGACATCCACCACGTCGGTCTGTACGCCGGCAACGGCCAGGTGCTGCACGCCCCGCACACCGGTGCCGATGTCCGCTACGAGGCGATGTCCGACATGCCGTTCCAGTTCGGCGTCCGGGTCTGA
- a CDS encoding NYN domain-containing protein: MVETAGGGPGDGTAEVLDRPLPDGVRRRVVQIVSDGFGGLTVTELPAQLRQYARFAPNRRAKFAGNAMAAALETDALFRQRIGEKLREAQPELTGALDSGSPPPAADPLDVAAAAYVLRPAGWVKLVTAAGEEAQRADAERADEESRAELERLSAELAQARDHTRAETERLRAELESAKKEAESLHRKLRAALSDVKRGEAALRKAHGEIDAVRAEAQTQVSAAESESRRLKARLGEAEAALEATRRAAREGRSVEDMRVRLLLDTLLDATQGLRRELALPPVSVRPAETVDAVEPGRMTPKDIAARALSENDPAILDQLLALPQAHLVVDGYNVTKTGYPQMPLEKQRLRLLGQLSALAAQTGAEVTCVFDGAELAAPVLLAPPRGVRVLFSKPGVTADELIRQLVRAEPPGRPVIVASTDREVADGVAKAGARPVASAVLLKRLS; this comes from the coding sequence ATGGTGGAGACCGCAGGCGGGGGGCCGGGCGACGGCACCGCTGAGGTGCTTGACCGTCCGCTGCCCGACGGCGTGCGCCGGCGGGTCGTGCAGATCGTCTCGGACGGCTTCGGCGGCCTGACCGTGACGGAACTGCCCGCCCAGCTGAGGCAGTACGCCCGGTTCGCCCCCAACCGTCGGGCGAAGTTCGCCGGCAACGCGATGGCGGCGGCGCTGGAGACCGATGCGCTGTTCCGGCAGCGGATCGGGGAAAAGCTCAGAGAGGCCCAGCCGGAACTCACCGGCGCCCTCGACTCCGGCTCCCCGCCCCCGGCCGCGGACCCGCTCGACGTGGCGGCCGCGGCCTACGTACTGCGCCCGGCGGGCTGGGTGAAGCTGGTCACCGCGGCCGGCGAGGAGGCCCAGCGCGCGGACGCCGAGCGGGCGGACGAGGAGAGCCGGGCCGAGCTGGAGCGGCTGAGCGCCGAGCTGGCCCAGGCCCGCGACCACACCCGCGCCGAGACCGAACGGCTGCGCGCGGAGCTGGAGTCGGCGAAGAAGGAAGCGGAATCGCTTCACCGTAAGCTCCGTGCCGCCCTCAGTGACGTCAAGCGGGGCGAGGCCGCGCTGCGCAAGGCGCACGGCGAGATCGACGCCGTACGGGCCGAGGCGCAGACACAGGTGTCCGCCGCCGAGAGCGAGTCCCGGCGGCTCAAGGCGCGCCTGGGTGAGGCCGAGGCGGCTCTCGAGGCCACCCGCCGGGCGGCCCGTGAGGGCCGCAGCGTGGAGGACATGCGGGTACGGCTGCTGCTGGACACCCTGCTGGACGCGACCCAGGGGCTGCGGCGCGAACTCGCCCTGCCGCCCGTGTCCGTGCGCCCCGCCGAGACCGTGGACGCGGTCGAACCGGGACGAATGACACCGAAGGACATCGCTGCCCGCGCCCTGTCCGAAAACGATCCGGCCATTCTCGACCAGCTGCTCGCGCTGCCGCAGGCGCACCTGGTGGTCGACGGCTACAACGTCACCAAGACCGGCTATCCGCAGATGCCGCTGGAGAAGCAGCGTCTGAGGCTGCTGGGCCAGCTCTCGGCGCTCGCCGCGCAGACCGGCGCCGAGGTGACGTGTGTCTTCGACGGCGCCGAACTGGCCGCGCCGGTGCTGCTCGCGCCCCCGCGCGGGGTGCGGGTGCTGTTCTCCAAGCCGGGCGTCACCGCGGACGAGCTGATCCGCCAGCTCGTGCGCGCGGAGCCGCCGGGCCGCCCGGTCATCGTCGCCTCCACCGACCGTGAGGTGGCCGACGGGGTCGCCAAGGCGGGTGCCCGTCCGGTCGCGTCTGCGGTGCTTCTCAAGCGACTGTCCTGA
- a CDS encoding rhomboid family intramembrane serine protease: protein MISAWSTATGRALRAVRGTSAPLTYGLIALCCLLFVLGPASGLTPGYGTGDALLTAQRAYFRRWGVVPAQLFAQPLREALTPATALFVHGSWVHLLGNMLFLFVFGAMTEERMGRVEFTLFYVGCGYLALLGYAAANATSEQSLVGASGAISAVLGAFLYLFPRARVTSLLPFLFFLPLRFPAWVVLPFWAALQWAAAEQTSDGPGVAYLAHLVGFGLGFGYAWVRYGRAARVKCAPAPAPEGENQP, encoded by the coding sequence ATGATCAGCGCGTGGAGCACGGCGACCGGCAGAGCCCTCAGAGCGGTCCGGGGCACATCGGCACCCCTGACATACGGCCTCATCGCCCTGTGCTGTCTGCTCTTCGTGCTGGGCCCGGCCTCGGGTCTCACGCCCGGATACGGCACCGGGGACGCCCTGCTCACCGCGCAGCGGGCGTACTTCCGGCGCTGGGGTGTGGTCCCGGCCCAGCTGTTCGCCCAGCCGCTGCGCGAGGCCCTGACCCCCGCCACGGCCCTGTTCGTACACGGCAGCTGGGTGCATCTGCTCGGCAACATGCTCTTCCTCTTCGTCTTCGGCGCGATGACCGAGGAACGGATGGGCCGGGTCGAGTTCACCCTCTTCTACGTCGGCTGCGGATATCTGGCACTGCTGGGCTACGCGGCCGCCAATGCCACCTCCGAGCAGTCACTGGTCGGCGCCTCCGGGGCGATCTCGGCGGTCCTCGGAGCGTTCCTCTACCTGTTCCCCCGCGCCCGCGTCACCAGTCTCCTGCCGTTCCTGTTCTTCCTGCCGCTCAGGTTTCCCGCGTGGGTCGTGCTGCCGTTCTGGGCGGCCCTGCAGTGGGCGGCGGCCGAGCAGACCTCCGACGGCCCCGGAGTGGCCTATCTGGCCCATCTGGTCGGCTTCGGGCTCGGCTTCGGCTACGCGTGGGTGCGATACGGCCGTGCGGCTAGAGTGAAGTGCGCCCCAGCTCCGGCACCCGAGGGAGAGAACCAGCCGTGA
- a CDS encoding Lrp/AsnC family transcriptional regulator: MITAIVLIKTSVDRIPEIAEQIASLESVSEVFSVTGTYDLIAMVRVRQHDDLADVIPGRISKIPGVEGTDTHVAFRTYSQHDLEAAFSIGLES, from the coding sequence GTGATCACCGCGATCGTCCTCATCAAGACCAGCGTGGACCGGATCCCTGAGATCGCGGAGCAGATCGCTTCGCTGGAATCGGTGAGCGAGGTTTTCTCCGTCACGGGTACGTATGACTTGATCGCCATGGTCAGGGTGCGCCAGCACGATGATCTCGCCGATGTCATCCCCGGGCGGATCAGCAAGATCCCCGGGGTGGAGGGGACGGACACGCACGTGGCGTTCCGGACGTACTCCCAGCATGACCTCGAGGCGGCGTTCTCCATCGGGCTGGAGTCGTAG
- a CDS encoding aminotransferase class V-fold PLP-dependent enzyme, with translation MSVFTAAADQSVCAPLPVLGRDVTVPLVTGGEVTYAALDYAASAPALQRVWDDVAAYAPYYGSVHRGAGYLSQLSTDLFENARKAVAGFLGCRADDQVIFTRSTTDSLNLLARTLPAGCQVFVFETEHHASLLPWQDAHVTYLNAPRTPQQAVATLERALADRDPHGPALVCVTGASNVTGELWPVRELTAAAHAHGARIVLDAAQLAPHHPVDIRDLDVDWVAFSGHKLYAPFGSGVLAGRADWLRAAEPYLAGGGASRKVTRRQDGGVDVEWHDSAARHEAGSPNVIGAYSIASACKALTEAGWDTLVAREQHLITKVREGLAAVPEVKVLSLFGDDAPRVGVISFVVEGWNSSHFAAALSAEYGIGVRDGLFCAHPLVRTLLGSDPQTQGECGAPEAAPGEKSLNAIRVSFGAGTPDEHVERFVNAVKELVTEGAQWTYRTEDGRCVPAV, from the coding sequence ATGTCCGTCTTCACCGCTGCCGCCGACCAGTCCGTTTGTGCCCCTCTGCCTGTTCTGGGACGGGATGTCACCGTCCCGCTCGTCACCGGCGGCGAGGTCACCTACGCGGCCCTCGACTACGCGGCCAGCGCCCCCGCCCTGCAGCGTGTCTGGGACGACGTGGCCGCCTACGCGCCGTACTACGGCAGCGTCCACCGCGGCGCCGGCTACCTCTCGCAGCTCTCCACCGACCTGTTCGAGAACGCCCGCAAGGCGGTCGCCGGGTTCCTCGGCTGCCGCGCCGACGACCAGGTGATCTTCACCCGCTCGACCACGGACTCCCTGAACCTGCTGGCCCGCACGCTCCCCGCCGGCTGCCAGGTCTTCGTCTTCGAGACCGAGCACCACGCCTCCCTGCTGCCCTGGCAGGACGCGCACGTCACCTACCTCAACGCCCCCCGCACCCCCCAGCAGGCCGTGGCGACCCTGGAGCGGGCCCTCGCCGACCGCGACCCCCACGGCCCGGCCCTGGTCTGCGTCACCGGCGCCTCCAATGTCACCGGCGAGCTGTGGCCGGTGCGCGAGCTGACCGCCGCGGCGCACGCCCACGGCGCCCGGATCGTCCTCGACGCCGCCCAGCTCGCCCCGCACCACCCGGTCGACATCCGCGACCTGGACGTCGACTGGGTCGCCTTCTCGGGCCACAAGCTGTACGCCCCCTTCGGCTCCGGCGTCCTGGCCGGCCGCGCCGACTGGCTGCGCGCGGCGGAGCCGTACCTCGCGGGCGGCGGCGCCAGCCGCAAGGTGACCCGGCGTCAGGACGGCGGCGTGGACGTGGAGTGGCACGACAGCGCCGCGCGGCATGAAGCGGGGTCGCCCAATGTGATCGGCGCCTACTCCATCGCCTCGGCCTGCAAGGCGCTCACCGAGGCGGGCTGGGACACGCTGGTCGCCCGTGAGCAGCACCTGATCACCAAGGTCCGTGAGGGCCTGGCTGCCGTCCCTGAGGTGAAGGTGCTCTCCCTGTTCGGTGACGACGCCCCGCGCGTGGGCGTGATCTCCTTCGTGGTGGAGGGCTGGAACAGCTCCCACTTCGCCGCCGCGCTCTCCGCCGAGTACGGCATCGGCGTCCGCGACGGCCTCTTCTGCGCCCACCCCCTGGTCCGCACCCTGCTCGGCAGCGACCCCCAGACCCAGGGCGAATGCGGCGCCCCCGAGGCGGCCCCCGGCGAGAAGTCCCTCAACGCCATCCGCGTGAGCTTCGGCGCGGGCACCCCCGACGAGCACGTGGAACGCTTCGTCAACGCCGTGAAGGAACTGGTGACCGAGGGCGCGCAGTGGACGTACAGGACGGAGGACGGCCGCTGCGTCCCGGCGGTGTGA
- the trpD gene encoding anthranilate phosphoribosyltransferase has translation MSAVTPAGGDTTAGRSWPALLNGLLSGQDLSADDTAWAMDRIMRGEATDAQIAGFAVALRAKGQTVQEITGLVRTMYEHANVIEVPGPTVDIVGTGGDGAKTVNISTMSSLVVAGTGAKVVKHGNRAASSASGSSDVLEKLGVNLDLPPRRVAEVAEEAGITFCFAVKFHPALRHVGAARGQLGIRTVFNLLGPLTNPAKVRAQAVGVAVAQEAPIVAGVLAERGNSSLVFRGDDGLDELTTTSTSHVWVVRDGKVTEERFDPREVGIELVPVESLRGGDPSHNAEVARRLLDGEQGPVRDAVLLNSAAALVALQPADAPLADQLRAGMARAAESVDSGAAKRTLERWVAATHR, from the coding sequence ATGAGCGCTGTGACCCCCGCTGGAGGCGACACCACGGCGGGCCGCTCCTGGCCCGCCCTGCTGAACGGTCTGCTCAGCGGCCAGGACCTGTCCGCCGACGACACCGCGTGGGCGATGGACCGGATCATGCGCGGCGAGGCGACCGACGCACAGATCGCCGGGTTCGCGGTGGCACTGCGGGCCAAGGGACAGACGGTGCAGGAGATCACCGGTCTGGTCCGCACGATGTACGAGCACGCGAACGTGATCGAGGTGCCCGGGCCGACCGTCGACATCGTCGGCACGGGCGGCGACGGGGCGAAGACCGTGAACATCTCCACGATGTCGTCGCTCGTCGTCGCCGGTACGGGCGCGAAGGTCGTGAAGCACGGCAACCGCGCCGCGTCCTCGGCCTCGGGTTCCTCCGACGTCCTGGAGAAGCTGGGCGTCAACCTCGACCTGCCGCCCCGGCGGGTCGCCGAGGTCGCGGAGGAAGCCGGCATCACCTTCTGCTTCGCGGTGAAGTTCCACCCCGCGCTGCGTCATGTGGGCGCCGCGCGCGGTCAGTTGGGCATCCGGACGGTGTTCAACCTGCTCGGTCCGCTGACCAACCCGGCCAAGGTGCGGGCCCAGGCGGTCGGCGTGGCCGTCGCCCAGGAGGCACCGATCGTCGCGGGCGTGCTCGCCGAGCGCGGCAACTCCTCGCTGGTCTTCCGTGGTGACGACGGCCTGGACGAGCTGACGACGACGTCCACGTCGCATGTCTGGGTCGTCCGGGACGGCAAGGTCACCGAGGAGCGCTTCGACCCGCGCGAGGTCGGCATCGAGCTGGTCCCCGTGGAGTCGCTGCGCGGCGGCGACCCGTCCCACAACGCCGAGGTCGCCCGCCGTCTGCTGGACGGCGAGCAGGGTCCGGTACGGGACGCCGTCCTGCTCAACTCGGCGGCGGCCCTGGTGGCCCTCCAGCCGGCGGACGCCCCGCTCGCCGACCAGCTCCGGGCGGGCATGGCCAGGGCCGCCGAGTCGGTCGACTCGGGTGCGGCGAAGCGGACACTGGAGCGGTGGGTGGCCGCCACCCACCGCTGA
- a CDS encoding cytochrome bc complex cytochrome b subunit, translating to MSTAANETPRSRGKAPAGERIADWADGRLGIYSLAKSNMRKIFPDHWSFMLGEVCMYSFIIIILTGVYLTLFFHPSMNEVAYHGSYVPLQGQLMSEAFNSTLHISFDVRGGLLMRQIHHWAALIFLAGMFVHMMRVFFTGAFRKPREINWLFGFLLFVLGMFTGFTGYSLPDDLLSGTGVRFMEGAILSVPIVGTYLSMFLFGGEFPGHDFVARFYSIHILLLPGIMLGLMVGHLILVFYHKHTQFAGPGKTEKNVVGMPLLPVYMAKAGGFFFLVFGVIAAIAAVAQINPIWAMGPYRPDQVSTGAQPDWYMGFSEGLIRFMPGWEINLWGHTLVLGVFIPLVIFPLVLVAIAVYPFIESWVTGDKSEHHILDRPRNAPTRTGLGVAWMTLYLTLLIGGGNDLWATHFHLSINAVTYFVRIFFFVGPVLAFLITKRICLGLQRRDREKVLHGRETGIIKRLPHGEFIEVHEPLSQEQLHTLTAHHQYEPAEIGPTVDENGVERKVATSEKVRAKLSNAYYGDDSQIPKPTVEEYKEITSGHGHH from the coding sequence ATGAGTACTGCAGCGAACGAGACGCCCCGCTCGCGCGGGAAGGCACCGGCCGGCGAGCGGATCGCCGACTGGGCCGACGGCCGGCTCGGGATCTACTCCCTGGCCAAGTCCAACATGCGCAAGATCTTCCCCGACCACTGGTCGTTCATGTTGGGCGAAGTGTGCATGTACAGCTTCATCATCATCATCCTGACGGGTGTCTATCTGACGCTGTTCTTCCACCCGTCGATGAACGAGGTGGCGTACCACGGCAGCTATGTCCCGCTGCAGGGACAGCTGATGTCCGAGGCGTTCAACTCGACCCTGCACATCTCCTTCGACGTGCGCGGTGGTCTGCTCATGCGGCAGATCCACCACTGGGCCGCGCTGATCTTCCTCGCCGGCATGTTCGTGCACATGATGCGCGTGTTCTTCACCGGCGCGTTCCGCAAGCCGCGTGAGATCAACTGGCTGTTCGGCTTCCTGCTGTTCGTCCTCGGCATGTTCACCGGTTTCACCGGTTACTCGCTCCCGGACGACCTGCTCTCCGGCACCGGTGTCCGCTTCATGGAGGGCGCCATCCTGTCCGTGCCGATCGTCGGCACGTACCTGTCGATGTTCCTCTTCGGCGGCGAGTTCCCCGGCCACGACTTCGTCGCCCGGTTCTACTCGATCCACATCCTGCTGCTGCCCGGCATCATGCTCGGCCTGATGGTGGGGCACCTGATCCTGGTCTTCTACCACAAGCACACGCAGTTCGCGGGTCCCGGAAAGACCGAGAAGAACGTCGTCGGCATGCCGCTGCTGCCGGTCTACATGGCCAAGGCCGGAGGCTTCTTCTTCCTGGTCTTCGGTGTCATCGCGGCCATCGCGGCGGTCGCCCAGATCAACCCGATCTGGGCCATGGGCCCCTACCGTCCGGACCAGGTGTCCACCGGCGCCCAGCCCGACTGGTACATGGGCTTCTCCGAGGGTCTGATCCGCTTCATGCCGGGCTGGGAGATCAACCTGTGGGGTCACACGCTCGTCCTGGGCGTGTTCATCCCGCTGGTGATCTTCCCGCTGGTCCTCGTGGCGATCGCGGTCTACCCGTTCATCGAGTCCTGGGTCACCGGCGACAAGAGCGAGCACCACATCCTGGACCGCCCGCGCAACGCCCCGACCCGCACCGGTCTCGGCGTCGCCTGGATGACGCTGTACCTGACGCTGCTGATCGGCGGCGGCAACGACCTGTGGGCCACGCACTTCCACCTGTCGATCAACGCCGTCACCTACTTCGTCCGGATCTTCTTCTTCGTCGGTCCGGTCCTCGCGTTCCTCATCACCAAGCGGATCTGCCTCGGCCTGCAGCGCCGCGACCGCGAGAAGGTGCTGCACGGTCGTGAGACCGGCATCATCAAGCGCCTGCCGCACGGTGAGTTCATCGAGGTGCACGAGCCGCTCAGCCAGGAGCAGCTGCACACCCTCACGGCTCACCACCAGTACGAGCCGGCCGAGATCGGCCCGACGGTCGACGAGAACGGTGTCGAGCGCAAGGTCGCCACCTCGGAGAAGGTCCGGGCGAAGCTGTCCAACGCCTACTACGGCGACGACAGCCAGATCCCGAAGCCGACCGTCGAGGAGTACAAGGAGATCACGAGCGGCCACGGCCACCACTGA
- a CDS encoding Rieske 2Fe-2S domain-containing protein produces the protein MSSQDIPEENLPAEQDHAHGALTVADEENPFADPGLPPHEHRIQDIDERAAKRSERMVALLFTVSMLATVAFIVAYLVIPNDKSIFVFPIGHLSAMNFALGLTLGVALFSIGAGAVHWARTLMSDVEVADDRHPIEASPEVRAKVHADFRQGAKESVLGRRKLIRTTMFGALALVPLSGVMLLGGLGPAPGTKLRHTMWAKGKRLVNTNTNQPLRPEDVAVGSLTFAKPDGLEETDEDFQTEIAKAALMIVRLQPDNIKDKRELDWSHEGIVAFSKICTHVGCPISLYEQQTHHVLCPCHQSTFDLSDGARVIFGPAGHALPQLHIGVDSEGYLQALGDFEEPVGPAFWERG, from the coding sequence ATGAGTAGCCAAGACATTCCAGAAGAGAACCTGCCCGCTGAGCAGGACCACGCGCACGGCGCGCTGACGGTCGCGGACGAGGAGAACCCGTTCGCCGACCCGGGGCTGCCGCCGCACGAGCACCGGATCCAGGACATCGACGAGCGGGCCGCCAAGCGGTCCGAGCGCATGGTCGCCCTGCTGTTCACGGTGTCGATGCTGGCCACCGTCGCCTTCATCGTCGCCTACCTGGTGATCCCGAACGACAAGTCGATCTTCGTCTTCCCGATCGGGCACCTCAGCGCGATGAACTTCGCGCTGGGCCTGACCCTCGGTGTGGCGCTGTTCTCCATCGGCGCGGGCGCGGTCCACTGGGCCCGCACCTTGATGTCCGACGTGGAGGTCGCCGACGACCGTCACCCGATCGAGGCCTCGCCCGAGGTCCGTGCGAAGGTCCACGCGGACTTCCGCCAGGGTGCCAAGGAGTCGGTGCTCGGCCGCCGCAAGCTGATCCGCACCACGATGTTCGGCGCGCTGGCCCTGGTGCCGCTCTCCGGCGTCATGCTGCTCGGCGGGCTCGGCCCGGCGCCCGGGACCAAGCTGCGTCACACGATGTGGGCCAAGGGCAAGCGCCTGGTCAACACGAACACCAACCAGCCGCTGCGTCCCGAGGACGTCGCCGTCGGCTCCCTCACCTTCGCCAAGCCCGACGGGCTGGAGGAGACCGACGAGGATTTCCAGACGGAGATCGCCAAGGCCGCGCTGATGATCGTCCGGCTGCAGCCGGACAACATCAAGGACAAGCGCGAGCTCGACTGGTCGCACGAAGGCATCGTCGCCTTCTCCAAGATCTGCACCCACGTCGGCTGCCCGATCTCGCTGTACGAGCAGCAGACGCACCACGTGCTGTGCCCGTGCCACCAGTCCACCTTCGACCTCTCCGACGGCGCCCGAGTGATCTTCGGCCCCGCCGGCCACGCCCTGCCGCAGCTGCACATCGGCGTGGACAGTGAGGGTTACCTCCAGGCGCTCGGCGACTTCGAGGAGCCCGTCGGTCCTGCATTCTGGGAGCGCGGATGA
- a CDS encoding c-type cytochrome translates to MKKLSARRRHPLAAVVVLLLALAATGGLYAVFAPASKAQADDSAQSLTIKEGKKLYEVGCASCHGTGGQGSSDGPSLVGVGAAAVDFQVGTGRMPAATSQGAQVPRKKVVYNQTQIDQLAAYISSLGAGPSVPTKDQYGPDGADIAKGGELFRTNCAQCHNFTGKGGALTQGKFAPSLEGVAPKHIYEAMQTGPQNMPSFPDTTLSSKNKKDIIAYLNAVNGDKTENPGGLELGGLGPVSEGLFGWIFGLGALIVVAVWVAARTAKAKKS, encoded by the coding sequence GTGAAAAAGCTCTCCGCACGACGACGCCATCCGCTGGCGGCGGTCGTCGTCCTACTCCTCGCGCTGGCGGCCACTGGGGGGCTGTACGCCGTGTTCGCACCCGCGAGCAAGGCGCAGGCCGATGATTCCGCCCAGTCCCTGACCATCAAGGAGGGCAAGAAGCTCTACGAGGTCGGCTGCGCCAGCTGCCACGGCACCGGTGGCCAGGGCTCCTCCGACGGGCCCAGCCTGGTCGGCGTGGGTGCCGCGGCCGTTGACTTCCAGGTCGGCACCGGCCGTATGCCCGCGGCCACCTCGCAGGGCGCCCAGGTCCCGCGCAAGAAGGTCGTCTACAACCAGACGCAGATCGACCAGCTCGCGGCCTACATCTCCTCGCTGGGCGCCGGCCCGAGCGTGCCCACCAAGGACCAGTACGGCCCGGACGGCGCCGACATCGCCAAGGGCGGCGAGCTGTTCCGCACCAACTGCGCGCAGTGCCACAACTTCACCGGCAAGGGCGGCGCCCTGACACAGGGCAAGTTCGCGCCGAGCCTGGAGGGTGTCGCTCCGAAGCACATCTACGAGGCCATGCAGACGGGCCCGCAGAACATGCCGTCCTTCCCCGACACCACGCTGTCGTCGAAGAACAAGAAGGACATCATCGCGTACCTGAACGCGGTCAACGGCGACAAGACGGAGAACCCGGGCGGTCTGGAGCTGGGCGGCCTCGGGCCGGTCAGTGAGGGTCTGTTCGGCTGGATCTTCGGCCTCGGCGCGCTGATCGTGGTCGCCGTCTGGGTCGCCGCTCGGACCGCAAAGGCCAAGAAGTCATGA
- a CDS encoding heme-copper oxidase subunit III, with the protein MSVVATATTVETGHAHPSVNRPNLTSVGTIIWLSSELMFFAALFAMYFTLRSVTGPAHWKHMAEALNVPFSATNTTILVLSSLTCQLGVFAAERGDVKKLRGWFILTFIMGAIFIGGQIYEYTELVKKDGISLSSDPYGSVFYLTTGFHGMHVTGGLIAFLFVLGRTYMAKRFTHEQATAAIVVSYYWHFVDVVWIGLFATIYLIK; encoded by the coding sequence ATGTCGGTCGTGGCGACAGCAACGACAGTAGAAACCGGGCACGCGCACCCGTCGGTCAACCGGCCGAACCTCACCAGCGTCGGAACCATCATCTGGCTGAGTTCCGAGCTGATGTTCTTCGCGGCCCTCTTCGCGATGTACTTCACCCTGCGATCGGTGACGGGTCCGGCGCACTGGAAGCACATGGCCGAGGCGCTCAATGTGCCCTTCTCGGCGACGAACACCACGATCCTGGTGCTCTCCTCGCTCACCTGCCAGCTCGGCGTGTTCGCGGCCGAGCGCGGTGACGTGAAGAAGCTCCGTGGCTGGTTCATCCTCACCTTCATCATGGGTGCGATCTTCATCGGCGGTCAGATCTACGAGTACACGGAGCTGGTGAAAAAGGACGGCATCTCGCTGTCCTCCGACCCGTACGGCTCGGTGTTCTACCTGACCACCGGCTTCCACGGCATGCACGTGACGGGTGGCCTCATCGCCTTCCTGTTCGTCCTCGGCCGCACCTACATGGCCAAGAGGTTCACCCACGAGCAGGCGACCGCCGCCATCGTCGTGTCCTACTACTGGCACTTCGTCGATGTGGTCTGGATCGGCCTTTTCGCCACGATCTACCTGATCAAGTAG